From a single Streptomyces liliifuscus genomic region:
- a CDS encoding TetR/AcrR family transcriptional regulator, which produces MSTAKGARARARIEVTAAIKDEARRQLAEDGAAKLSLRAVARELGMVSSALYRYFPSRDDLLTALIIDAYDSLGAAAEAAHAKVADAGPIRRWTAVCEAVREWALGHPHEYALIYGSPVPGYTAPPTTVPAASRVGLLLIGIVRDTHQGAGVALPPLPAELGPEARRLAEDLAPDLPPAVVTALVAAWAQLYGLVGFELFGQFNRVVEDREPFFRHAVAQLGHGVGLVFPQDTGTGGRGNRAGS; this is translated from the coding sequence ATGAGTACCGCCAAAGGAGCCCGCGCCCGAGCCCGGATCGAGGTCACCGCGGCCATCAAGGACGAGGCGCGCAGACAGCTCGCCGAGGACGGTGCGGCCAAGCTCTCCCTGCGGGCCGTGGCCCGCGAGCTCGGCATGGTCTCCTCCGCGCTGTACCGCTACTTCCCCAGCCGCGACGACCTGCTGACCGCGCTCATCATCGACGCCTACGACTCGCTCGGCGCCGCCGCCGAGGCGGCGCACGCCAAGGTTGCCGACGCCGGACCGATCCGCCGTTGGACCGCGGTGTGCGAGGCGGTACGCGAGTGGGCACTGGGGCACCCGCACGAGTACGCGCTGATCTACGGATCGCCCGTGCCCGGGTACACCGCACCCCCCACCACCGTGCCGGCGGCGTCCCGCGTCGGGCTGCTCCTCATCGGCATCGTCCGGGACACGCACCAGGGCGCAGGCGTCGCCCTTCCTCCGCTGCCCGCCGAACTCGGGCCCGAGGCACGGAGGTTGGCCGAGGATCTCGCCCCGGACCTGCCGCCCGCGGTGGTCACCGCGCTCGTCGCGGCCTGGGCGCAGCTCTACGGACTCGTCGGCTTCGAGTTGTTCGGGCAGTTCAACCGAGTCGTGGAGGACCGCGAGCCGTTCTTCCGGCACGCCGTCGCCCAACTCGGTCATGGTGTGGGCCTCGTGTTCCCTCAGGACACCGGCACGGGCGGCCGGGGCAACAGGGCGGGATCCTGA
- a CDS encoding geranylgeranyl reductase family protein codes for MSSENSSDDAQRVWDVVVVGAGPAGASAAYAAAVAGRRVLLLEKAELPRYKTCGGGIIGPTRDALPPGFELPFQDRVHSVTFSLDGRFTRTRRSKQMLFGLINRPEFDQQLVEHAQKAGAELRTGVTVSRVEQHGSAVPDRRTVAVVLQDGETVLARAVVGADGSASRIGAHVGVKLDQVDLGLEAEIPVPETVAEDWKGRVLIDWGPLPGSYGWVFPKGDTLTVGVISARGEGAATKRYLEDFIARLGLAGFEPSISSGHLTRCRADDSPLSRGRVLVCGDAAGLLEPWTREGISFALRSGRLAGEWAVRIAEAHDAVDTRRQALNYAFAIKAGLGVEMSVGKSMLTIFQRRPGMFHAALTGFRPAWKAFTGITRGSTSLGEMVRTHPMAGRALTALDR; via the coding sequence GTGAGCAGCGAGAACTCTTCGGACGACGCACAGCGGGTGTGGGACGTCGTCGTGGTCGGTGCGGGGCCCGCGGGCGCCTCGGCCGCCTATGCGGCAGCGGTCGCGGGGCGCCGCGTCCTGTTGCTGGAGAAAGCGGAGCTGCCCCGCTACAAAACGTGCGGCGGCGGCATCATCGGACCGACCCGTGACGCGCTGCCACCCGGCTTCGAGCTGCCGTTCCAGGACCGGGTGCACTCGGTCACGTTCTCGCTCGACGGCAGGTTCACGCGCACCCGTCGCTCCAAGCAGATGCTCTTCGGGCTCATCAACCGGCCCGAGTTCGACCAGCAGCTCGTCGAGCACGCCCAGAAGGCGGGCGCCGAACTGCGCACGGGCGTCACGGTCTCGCGGGTGGAGCAGCACGGCTCGGCCGTCCCCGACCGGCGCACGGTGGCCGTCGTCCTCCAGGACGGCGAGACGGTGCTGGCCCGGGCCGTGGTCGGCGCGGACGGCAGCGCCAGCCGGATAGGGGCACACGTCGGGGTGAAGCTCGACCAGGTCGACCTGGGCCTTGAGGCTGAGATCCCGGTGCCGGAGACGGTCGCGGAGGACTGGAAAGGACGGGTCCTCATCGACTGGGGCCCCCTTCCCGGCAGTTACGGCTGGGTGTTCCCCAAGGGCGACACACTCACCGTCGGTGTGATCTCGGCGCGCGGTGAAGGCGCCGCCACCAAGCGGTACTTGGAGGACTTCATCGCCCGGCTCGGCCTCGCCGGTTTCGAGCCGAGCATCTCTTCCGGGCATCTGACGCGCTGCCGCGCCGACGACTCGCCGCTGTCGCGGGGACGGGTGCTGGTGTGCGGGGACGCGGCGGGGCTCCTGGAGCCGTGGACCCGCGAGGGCATCTCCTTCGCGCTGCGCTCGGGGCGGCTCGCGGGGGAGTGGGCGGTGCGGATCGCGGAGGCGCACGACGCCGTGGACACGCGACGGCAGGCGCTGAACTACGCCTTCGCGATCAAGGCGGGTCTCGGTGTCGAGATGAGCGTCGGTAAGAGCATGCTCACGATCTTCCAGCGGCGGCCCGGCATGTTCCACGCCGCGCTCACCGGTTTCCGGCCCGCCTGGAAGGCGTTCACGGGCATCACCCGCGGATCCACCTCACTGGGCGAGATGGTGCGTACGCATCCGATGGCGGGGCGCGCCCTGACCGCGCTCGACCGGTGA
- a CDS encoding NPCBM/NEW2 domain-containing protein has translation MRHFLTRTTRRRVVGALTAGLLGTLGLTGPAPAANAGVLTGAPAGTPAAPTAAAPDDGLALTPPMGFNNWNSTHCRAEFDEEMVKGIADIFVAKGLKEAGYEYVNLDDCWALPARDANGKLVPDPVRFPGGIKAVADYVHAKGLKLGIYTSAGTKTCNDAGFPGALGHEYSDAQQFADWGVDYLKYDNCNNQGVDAKQRYTTMRDALKAASETTGRPIVYSICEWGENKPWEWAADVGQLWRTTGDISDNWGSMLSIMKQNLPLAQYAGPGRWNDPDMLEVGNGGMTDREYRTHFSMWSIMAAPLLIGSDLRSVPEETFDILGNKEVIAVDQDPLGKQGAVLSSEGGRWVVAKEMKDGSRTVALFNETGSAQRIATTAKAVGLPEADAYTLRDLWQHKSYNTAGAISATVPAHGTVLVRVSTDGRWAKNPPAVELGLDGGTLIEAGKPTALTTSVTDLGRTPAKRVSVSLTGPEGWKVKARSKTTTDSLPTGRALRTKWTVTAPVGTPTGSYELKLKATYRSPSGVRAESVLPLTASVVVAPPSGASNLGDLPWLSTTNGWGPVERNTSNGESDAGDGTPITINGVVYATGLGVHAESTVEYYTGTACETVTAKVGVDDEEGTDGSVAFEIWADGTKVASTGVLTNAQPAQPLSADVSGAQVIRLVVTDGGNGITSDHGDWADTQLTC, from the coding sequence ATGCGTCACTTTCTCACCCGCACGACTCGCCGAAGAGTGGTCGGAGCACTCACCGCAGGGCTGCTCGGCACCTTGGGACTGACCGGGCCTGCCCCGGCAGCCAACGCCGGAGTTTTGACCGGAGCACCGGCCGGGACTCCGGCGGCACCGACCGCAGCCGCCCCGGACGACGGTCTCGCCCTCACCCCGCCCATGGGCTTCAACAACTGGAACTCCACGCACTGCCGTGCGGAGTTCGACGAGGAGATGGTCAAGGGGATCGCGGACATCTTCGTGGCCAAGGGGCTCAAGGAGGCCGGGTACGAGTACGTCAACCTGGACGACTGCTGGGCACTGCCCGCCCGTGACGCGAACGGCAAGCTGGTGCCCGACCCGGTCCGCTTCCCCGGCGGCATCAAGGCGGTCGCGGACTACGTGCACGCCAAGGGGCTCAAGCTCGGCATCTACACCAGCGCGGGCACCAAGACGTGCAACGACGCGGGTTTCCCGGGCGCGCTCGGCCACGAGTACAGCGACGCCCAGCAGTTCGCGGACTGGGGTGTCGACTACCTGAAGTACGACAACTGCAACAACCAGGGTGTGGACGCCAAGCAGCGCTACACGACGATGCGTGACGCGCTGAAGGCCGCCTCCGAGACAACCGGCCGTCCCATCGTCTACAGCATCTGCGAGTGGGGCGAGAACAAGCCCTGGGAGTGGGCGGCGGACGTCGGCCAACTGTGGCGTACGACCGGGGACATCAGTGACAACTGGGGCTCGATGCTCTCGATCATGAAGCAGAACCTGCCGCTCGCGCAGTACGCGGGTCCCGGGCGGTGGAACGACCCCGACATGCTGGAGGTCGGCAACGGCGGCATGACGGACAGGGAGTACCGCACGCACTTCTCGATGTGGTCGATCATGGCCGCGCCGCTGCTCATCGGCTCGGACCTGCGGTCAGTCCCCGAGGAGACCTTCGACATCCTCGGCAACAAGGAGGTCATCGCGGTCGACCAGGACCCGCTCGGCAAGCAGGGCGCGGTGCTCTCCTCCGAGGGCGGTCGCTGGGTCGTCGCCAAGGAGATGAAGGACGGCAGCCGCACCGTCGCCCTCTTCAACGAGACCGGCAGCGCCCAGCGCATCGCCACGACCGCGAAGGCCGTCGGACTGCCCGAGGCGGACGCATACACGCTGCGCGACCTGTGGCAGCACAAGAGCTACAACACGGCGGGCGCGATCTCGGCGACGGTTCCGGCGCACGGCACGGTCCTCGTACGCGTATCGACGGACGGCCGCTGGGCCAAGAACCCGCCCGCCGTCGAACTCGGCCTGGACGGGGGCACGTTGATCGAGGCGGGAAAGCCGACCGCTCTGACGACCTCGGTGACCGACCTGGGCCGCACACCCGCGAAGCGCGTCTCCGTCTCCCTGACCGGCCCCGAGGGCTGGAAGGTGAAGGCCAGGTCAAAGACCACGACAGACTCCCTCCCGACCGGCAGGGCGCTGCGCACCAAGTGGACGGTGACCGCGCCCGTCGGCACACCCACGGGGTCGTACGAACTGAAGCTGAAGGCCACCTACCGCTCGCCGAGCGGGGTGCGGGCCGAGAGTGTGCTGCCGTTGACGGCGTCCGTCGTGGTGGCCCCGCCCTCGGGCGCCTCGAATCTCGGTGATCTCCCCTGGCTCTCGACGACCAACGGCTGGGGCCCCGTCGAGCGCAACACCAGCAACGGCGAGAGCGACGCGGGCGACGGCACGCCGATCACGATCAACGGCGTCGTGTACGCCACAGGGCTCGGCGTCCATGCGGAGAGCACCGTCGAGTACTACACGGGCACGGCCTGCGAGACCGTGACCGCGAAGGTCGGCGTGGACGACGAGGAAGGCACCGACGGGTCCGTCGCCTTCGAGATCTGGGCCGACGGCACGAAGGTCGCGTCGACCGGCGTCCTGACCAACGCCCAGCCGGCACAGCCCCTTTCGGCCGACGTGAGCGGCGCCCAGGTGATCCGCCTCGTCGTCACGGACGGCGGAAACGGAATCACCTCGGACCACGGCGACTGGGCAGACACCCAACTCACCTGCTGA
- a CDS encoding ROK family protein: protein MHTDLVAALDIGGTKIAGALVDGHGRILLRAQRPTPAQEGGETVMAAVDAVLGELTVSPLWSRATAIGIGSAGPVDASAGTVSPVNVPGWRDYPLVERVRAATAGLPVELIGDGVAITAAEHWQGAARGHDNALCMVVSTGVGGGLVLGGQLHPGPTGNAGHIGHISVELNGDPCPCGSRGCVERIASGPNIARRAIEGGWKPGAEGDDSAAAVAAAARAGDPVAVASFERAAQALAAGIAATATLVEIDIAVIGGGVGKAGDVLFTPLRAALRDYATLSFVRRLTVTPAQMGTDAGLVGAAAAALSRQAGATTAVVGG from the coding sequence ATGCACACCGACCTCGTGGCCGCGCTCGACATCGGCGGCACCAAGATCGCCGGAGCGCTGGTGGACGGCCACGGCCGGATCCTGCTGCGCGCCCAGCGGCCGACGCCCGCTCAGGAGGGCGGCGAGACCGTCATGGCGGCCGTTGACGCCGTGCTCGGCGAACTGACGGTCTCGCCCCTGTGGAGCCGCGCCACGGCCATCGGCATCGGCAGCGCGGGCCCGGTGGACGCCTCCGCGGGCACCGTGAGCCCCGTGAACGTGCCCGGCTGGCGCGACTACCCCCTGGTCGAGCGGGTCCGGGCAGCCACGGCCGGGCTGCCCGTCGAGCTGATCGGCGACGGCGTGGCGATCACCGCGGCCGAGCACTGGCAGGGTGCGGCCCGCGGACACGACAACGCGCTCTGCATGGTCGTCTCGACAGGCGTCGGAGGCGGCCTTGTCCTGGGCGGACAGCTGCACCCCGGACCCACCGGCAACGCCGGTCACATCGGGCACATCAGCGTGGAGCTCAACGGCGACCCCTGCCCGTGCGGGTCCCGCGGCTGTGTCGAGCGCATCGCGAGCGGCCCGAACATCGCGCGCCGCGCCATCGAGGGCGGCTGGAAGCCCGGGGCCGAGGGCGACGACTCGGCGGCCGCCGTGGCCGCCGCCGCCCGCGCCGGTGACCCGGTCGCGGTGGCGTCCTTCGAGCGTGCCGCCCAGGCCCTGGCCGCCGGGATCGCGGCTACCGCGACGCTGGTGGAGATCGACATCGCGGTGATCGGCGGAGGGGTGGGGAAAGCGGGTGACGTCCTGTTCACGCCGCTGCGTGCCGCGTTGCGCGACTACGCCACGTTGTCGTTCGTGCGGCGGCTCACTGTGACGCCGGCGCAGATGGGGACGGATGCGGGGCTTGTGGGTGCGGCGGCGGCTGCGCTCAGCCGGCAGGCCGGCGCCACCACCGCGGTGGTTGGCGGCTGA
- a CDS encoding AfsR/SARP family transcriptional regulator, whose protein sequence is MGEGTPKGLRESGSAKGASDGLRFELLGPLRALRDGVEVPLGPPKQRAVLAVLLLQEGRPISYDTLVEAVWGGAPPLHVRNLVQKYVSGLRRSLGGAAELVWTGSGYRLTGAEADDLRERRRWVDEALAARDAGELRRAAELVARAEELWRGEFAEGLRAPYLAAERLRWAEKRLTVLEARLAGEIELGRSFEYVHELVRLVAAHPLRERFVELLMLALYRTGRSSDALTAYEAARQRLAEALGADPGPPLRSLHARMLRQDPALLPRPPVPVS, encoded by the coding sequence ATGGGCGAGGGGACACCGAAGGGCTTGCGCGAGAGCGGTTCGGCCAAGGGGGCCTCCGACGGCCTGCGCTTCGAACTGCTCGGCCCGCTCAGGGCGTTGCGCGACGGAGTCGAGGTGCCGCTGGGCCCACCGAAGCAGCGCGCCGTACTCGCCGTACTGCTCCTCCAGGAGGGGCGCCCCATCTCGTACGACACCCTGGTCGAGGCCGTGTGGGGAGGCGCCCCGCCCCTGCATGTACGCAACCTCGTGCAGAAGTACGTCTCCGGGCTGCGCCGATCCCTGGGCGGCGCAGCGGAGTTGGTGTGGACGGGCAGCGGCTACCGGCTCACCGGCGCGGAAGCCGACGACCTGCGCGAGCGGCGGCGATGGGTGGACGAGGCGCTCGCGGCGCGCGACGCGGGTGAGCTGCGGCGCGCGGCTGAACTGGTCGCGCGGGCCGAGGAGTTGTGGCGCGGCGAGTTCGCGGAGGGCCTGCGGGCGCCCTATCTGGCGGCGGAACGGCTGCGCTGGGCCGAGAAGCGGCTCACGGTGCTGGAGGCCCGACTGGCCGGCGAGATCGAACTCGGCAGGTCCTTCGAGTACGTCCATGAGCTGGTCCGGCTCGTCGCCGCGCACCCGCTGCGGGAACGGTTCGTGGAGCTCTTGATGCTCGCGCTGTATCGGACGGGCCGCTCCTCGGACGCGCTGACCGCCTACGAGGCCGCACGGCAGCGGCTCGCCGAGGCACTGGGCGCGGACCCGGGGCCGCCGCTGCGGTCACTGCACGCGCGGATGCTCCGTCAGGATCCCGCCCTGTTGCCCCGGCCGCCCGTGCCGGTGTCCTGA
- a CDS encoding nitroreductase family deazaflavin-dependent oxidoreductase — protein MTTSTHVKKPGWFTVNVLNRTVAWMTRRGFSVWGSRVLAVRGRKSGEWRTTPVNLLTFDGRQYLVAPRGHVQWTHNMRVAGGGELHLGKKVDVFTAVEVADDDKVPLLRAYLKRWKAEVGVFFNGVGPDSSNEELRRIAPDHPVFRITVKS, from the coding sequence ATGACCACGTCCACGCACGTGAAGAAGCCCGGCTGGTTCACCGTGAACGTCCTCAACCGGACCGTCGCCTGGATGACCCGCCGCGGCTTCAGCGTCTGGGGCTCCCGGGTCCTGGCCGTCCGCGGCCGCAAGAGCGGCGAGTGGCGCACCACCCCCGTCAACCTGCTGACCTTCGACGGCCGGCAGTACCTCGTCGCCCCGCGCGGGCACGTCCAGTGGACGCACAACATGCGGGTCGCGGGCGGCGGCGAGCTGCACCTCGGCAAGAAGGTGGACGTGTTCACCGCCGTGGAGGTCGCCGACGACGACAAGGTCCCGCTGCTGCGCGCCTACCTCAAGCGCTGGAAGGCCGAGGTCGGCGTCTTCTTCAACGGCGTCGGCCCCGACTCGTCCAACGAGGAGCTGCGGCGCATCGCCCCGGACCACCCGGTCTTCCGGATCACCGTCAAGAGCTGA
- a CDS encoding NUDIX hydrolase, which yields MIVWINGAFGAGKTTTARELIDLIPNSTLFDPELIGAGLTQLLPAKRLAEVGDFQDLPIWRRLVVDTAAAMLAELGGVLVVPMTLLRQDYRDEIFGGLASRRIAVRHVLLAPAETILRERIADREVPPDLPDGEIRVRQWSYDHIEPYHAALAGWLTADAHPVDTSALTPHEAAVRIAGAVSSGTVPVCDIVQTPEPTSETVAAGVLLFDEEDRVLLVDPTYKAGWEFPGGVVESGEAPARAGVREVAEETGIQLADVPSLLVVDWEPPVPPAYGGLRLLYDGGRLDSDEARRMLLPGPELRAWRFVTEEEAAALLPPVRYERLRWALRARERGSALYLEAGVPKG from the coding sequence GTGATCGTTTGGATCAACGGTGCGTTCGGTGCGGGGAAGACCACCACCGCACGGGAACTGATCGACCTGATCCCGAACAGCACACTCTTCGACCCCGAGCTCATCGGCGCCGGGCTGACGCAGCTCCTGCCCGCCAAGCGCCTCGCCGAGGTCGGCGACTTCCAGGACCTGCCGATCTGGCGACGGCTCGTGGTCGACACCGCGGCCGCGATGCTCGCCGAACTCGGGGGCGTACTCGTGGTCCCCATGACACTGCTCCGCCAGGACTACCGCGACGAGATCTTCGGCGGACTCGCATCCCGCAGGATCGCGGTACGCCATGTGCTTCTCGCCCCGGCGGAAACGATCCTGCGCGAGCGAATAGCCGACCGGGAGGTCCCCCCGGACCTCCCCGACGGGGAGATACGGGTGCGGCAGTGGTCGTACGACCACATCGAGCCGTACCACGCCGCACTCGCCGGCTGGCTCACCGCCGACGCCCACCCGGTCGACACCAGCGCGCTCACCCCCCACGAGGCCGCCGTGCGCATCGCCGGGGCCGTGAGCAGCGGAACCGTCCCCGTCTGCGACATCGTGCAGACCCCCGAACCCACCTCGGAGACCGTCGCCGCGGGCGTGCTCCTCTTCGACGAGGAGGACCGGGTGCTGCTCGTCGACCCGACCTACAAGGCGGGCTGGGAGTTCCCGGGCGGCGTCGTCGAGTCCGGCGAGGCACCCGCGCGCGCGGGCGTCCGCGAGGTCGCCGAGGAGACGGGCATCCAACTCGCCGACGTACCCAGCCTGCTGGTCGTCGACTGGGAGCCACCGGTACCACCCGCCTACGGCGGACTGCGCCTCCTCTACGACGGCGGCCGGCTCGACAGCGACGAGGCCAGGCGGATGCTGCTGCCGGGCCCCGAACTGCGCGCCTGGCGCTTCGTCACCGAGGAGGAGGCGGCCGCACTGCTGCCGCCCGTCCGCTACGAGCGCCTGCGCTGGGCACTGCGCGCACGGGAGCGGGGATCCGCCCTGTATCTGGAGGCCGGGGTGCCCAAGGGGTAG
- a CDS encoding dipeptidase: MSSNPVAETVASLMPRAKAELTELVAFKSVADFDQFPRSESEGAANWVADALRAEGFQDVALLDTPDGTQSVYGSLPGPEGAKTVLLYAHYDVQPPLDEAGWATPPFELTERDGRWYGRGAADCKGGLVMHLLALRALKANGGVPVNVKVIAEGSEEQGTGGLERYAEEHPELLAADTIVIGDAGNFRVGVPTVTTALRGMTLVRVRVDTLEGNLHSGQFGGAAPDALGALIRVLDSLRAEDGSTTVDGLTGTSRWDGLQYDEAQFRKDAKVLDGVELIGSGTVADRIWARPAVTVLGIDCPPVVGATPSVQAGARALVSLRVPPGVDTVEATKLLQAHLEAHTPWGARVQLEQIGQGQPFRADTTSPAYAAMARAMSDAYDGAEMQYAGQGGSIPLCNTLASLYPQAEILLIGLSEPEAQIHAVNESVSPEELERLSVAEALFLRNYAAN; encoded by the coding sequence ATGTCGTCGAATCCGGTCGCCGAGACCGTCGCCTCGTTGATGCCGAGGGCGAAGGCGGAGCTCACCGAGCTGGTGGCCTTCAAGTCGGTGGCGGACTTCGACCAGTTCCCCAGGAGCGAGAGCGAGGGCGCCGCGAACTGGGTGGCCGACGCACTGCGCGCCGAGGGCTTCCAGGACGTCGCGCTGCTCGACACCCCCGACGGCACACAGTCGGTGTACGGCAGCCTGCCGGGCCCCGAAGGCGCGAAGACCGTCCTCCTGTACGCGCACTACGACGTGCAGCCGCCGCTCGACGAGGCCGGCTGGGCGACCCCGCCGTTCGAGCTGACGGAGCGGGACGGCCGCTGGTACGGCCGCGGGGCCGCCGACTGCAAGGGCGGCCTGGTCATGCACCTGCTGGCGCTGCGCGCGCTCAAGGCCAACGGCGGGGTCCCGGTCAACGTCAAGGTGATCGCGGAGGGTTCCGAGGAGCAGGGCACGGGCGGCCTGGAGAGGTACGCCGAGGAGCACCCCGAGCTGCTGGCCGCCGACACGATCGTCATCGGCGACGCGGGCAACTTCCGGGTCGGCGTCCCCACGGTGACGACCGCGCTGCGCGGCATGACACTCGTCCGTGTCCGGGTCGACACCCTCGAAGGCAACCTGCACTCCGGCCAGTTCGGCGGCGCGGCCCCCGACGCGCTGGGCGCGCTGATCCGCGTACTGGACTCGCTGCGTGCCGAGGACGGCTCGACGACGGTCGACGGGCTCACGGGCACCTCGCGCTGGGACGGCCTCCAGTACGACGAGGCGCAGTTCCGCAAGGACGCGAAGGTGCTCGACGGTGTGGAGCTGATCGGTTCGGGCACGGTCGCCGACCGCATCTGGGCGCGGCCGGCCGTGACCGTGCTCGGCATCGACTGCCCGCCGGTGGTCGGCGCCACCCCGTCCGTACAGGCGGGCGCCCGCGCGCTGGTCAGCCTGCGGGTGCCGCCGGGCGTGGACACGGTCGAGGCGACCAAGCTGCTCCAGGCCCATCTGGAGGCGCACACCCCGTGGGGCGCGCGCGTGCAGCTCGAACAGATCGGCCAGGGCCAGCCGTTCCGCGCCGACACGACCAGTCCCGCGTACGCGGCGATGGCGCGGGCGATGAGCGACGCGTACGACGGGGCGGAGATGCAGTACGCCGGTCAGGGCGGCTCCATCCCGCTGTGCAACACCCTCGCGTCGCTCTATCCGCAGGCGGAGATCCTGCTCATCGGGCTGAGCGAGCCGGAGGCACAGATCCACGCAGTGAACGAGAGCGTGTCGCCCGAGGAGCTGGAGCGGCTGTCCGTCGCGGAGGCGCTGTTCCTGCGCAACTACGCGGCGAACTGA